From Butyricimonas paravirosa, one genomic window encodes:
- a CDS encoding manganese efflux pump MntP family protein → MGIISILLIAVGLAMDSLAVSISGGIVMRPFCMRQSLRLALTMGIFQGGMTLLGWLMGVSFSSYITAFDHWIAFILLGFLGGKMIYESFGEEETTISSFSTKTLLTLGVATSIDALAVGVSMAFLKTSIYFPAFIIGFVTFALSLIGVISGYRFGKIKGINVELFGGIILIAIGVKILIEHLME, encoded by the coding sequence ATGGGAATCATCTCCATTTTATTGATCGCCGTAGGCCTAGCCATGGATAGTCTTGCCGTAAGTATCAGCGGCGGTATTGTCATGCGCCCTTTCTGCATGCGGCAGTCTTTACGTCTGGCCCTTACCATGGGAATTTTTCAAGGAGGGATGACCTTGCTCGGTTGGCTCATGGGAGTCAGCTTCAGCTCGTACATTACCGCCTTTGACCACTGGATTGCCTTTATCCTTCTTGGTTTTCTAGGTGGTAAGATGATCTACGAATCTTTTGGGGAAGAAGAAACCACCATCTCGTCCTTTTCCACCAAAACCTTGCTCACACTGGGAGTAGCCACCAGCATAGATGCCCTTGCCGTCGGAGTCAGTATGGCCTTCCTTAAAACAAGCATCTATTTCCCTGCCTTCATCATCGGCTTCGTGACATTCGCCCTCTCCCTGATCGGGGTCATCAGCGGTTACCGTTTCGGAAAAATCAAAGGTATCAACGTCGAATTATTCGGGGGAATCATCCTCATCGCCATCGGAGTCAAAATCCTCATCGAGCATCTGATGGAATAA
- a CDS encoding GSCFA domain-containing protein, translating into MNLQTKITIAAPDFSIDYNSKLMMLGSCFAENMGGKFSYYKFDVDVNPCGIIYNPLSVANVLRLIMEGKPFGKDDLRKVGEKWVSLYHHGAFSSTDPEECLRRINERLERATRELRSLDLLVITWGTAWVYKHVGENMVVSNCHKIPSQEFERSRLSVEDIVKEYVELIGRLREINPGLRVLFTVSPIRHWKDGAHGNQLSKATLLLAIDQLREKLDHVYYFPAYEIVLDELRDYRFYADDMLHMSGLTVDYIWERFLYSFITPDVLGLMNQIGRINKGVAHRPFDPHSEDYQRLVKKMLAEIAMISHSYPMINFSAEEEKLKSLEFKI; encoded by the coding sequence ATGAATTTACAGACGAAGATTACAATTGCGGCACCGGATTTTTCGATAGATTATAATTCCAAGCTGATGATGTTGGGATCGTGTTTTGCGGAAAATATGGGTGGTAAGTTCTCGTATTACAAGTTTGACGTGGATGTGAATCCTTGCGGAATTATTTATAACCCGCTGTCCGTGGCAAACGTGTTGCGTCTGATCATGGAAGGAAAGCCGTTCGGGAAGGATGATTTAAGGAAAGTCGGTGAGAAATGGGTGAGTCTGTACCATCACGGGGCATTCTCGTCCACTGATCCGGAAGAGTGTCTGCGTCGGATAAACGAGCGTTTGGAGAGGGCCACAAGAGAACTTCGTTCTTTAGATTTATTGGTAATCACTTGGGGAACAGCGTGGGTGTACAAGCATGTGGGGGAAAATATGGTTGTGTCGAATTGCCACAAGATCCCTTCGCAGGAGTTCGAGCGTAGTCGGTTAAGTGTGGAGGATATTGTGAAGGAATACGTGGAGTTGATTGGGCGTTTACGGGAGATTAATCCGGGACTTCGAGTATTGTTCACGGTAAGCCCGATCCGCCATTGGAAGGATGGCGCTCATGGGAACCAGTTGAGCAAGGCCACGTTGTTGCTGGCGATTGATCAGTTACGGGAGAAATTGGATCACGTGTATTATTTTCCGGCTTACGAGATCGTGTTGGATGAATTGCGGGACTATCGTTTTTACGCGGATGATATGTTACATATGTCCGGTCTCACGGTGGATTACATTTGGGAACGTTTTTTGTATAGTTTCATTACTCCCGATGTGTTGGGGTTGATGAACCAGATCGGACGGATTAATAAAGGGGTGGCGCATCGTCCGTTCGACCCGCATTCCGAGGATTATCAGCGTTTGGTAAAGAAAATGTTGGCTGAAATTGCCATGATTTCCCATTCCTATCCGATGATTAATTTCTCGGCGGAGGAGGAAAAATTAAAAAGTTTAGAGTTTAAAATTTAG
- a CDS encoding SPOR domain-containing protein, translating into MKLTLVILSLFITSLVWAQTDSIPPVKKEIDFVKQLSETDSITGGKVIIHADPKIEQLLKLNISVNRKEQLFQGYRIQILSRSSYGTNVDTLKSYTKRFEEEFPDIPAYLQYTDPDFKIRVGNFRTRIEAIPALKRIRKKYSGAYPVKTTIYLQELNPVVEQDTVTAPPVEF; encoded by the coding sequence ATGAAATTAACACTCGTCATATTATCACTTTTCATCACGTCCCTCGTTTGGGCACAAACAGATTCTATTCCCCCGGTCAAAAAAGAGATTGACTTCGTGAAACAACTCTCGGAAACAGATTCCATTACCGGAGGTAAAGTGATCATTCATGCCGATCCGAAAATCGAACAACTATTAAAACTGAATATTTCCGTGAACCGGAAAGAACAGCTTTTTCAAGGGTATCGCATCCAAATCCTATCCCGTAGTTCATACGGTACGAACGTGGACACGCTGAAAAGCTATACCAAACGATTCGAAGAAGAGTTCCCGGACATTCCGGCATACCTGCAATACACCGATCCTGATTTTAAAATCCGGGTAGGTAATTTCCGCACCCGCATCGAGGCAATCCCCGCCTTGAAACGAATCCGTAAAAAGTACTCTGGTGCTTATCCGGTAAAAACGACTATTTACCTACAAGAACTGAATCCCGTCGTGGAGCAAGACACGGTTACGGCACCACCCGTGGAATTTTAG
- a CDS encoding serine dehydratase subunit alpha family protein: MNQVTDQQIIEILRKEAVPALGCTEPVACALACAKCKEVLGGVPERLDVLVSGNIYKNGMGVGIPGTGMVGLPIAAALGAVCGKSEYGLEVLKEVNVGDNLQRAKDMLGQVTVSLKEDAPDKLYAEALATKGNDTVKVIIAHTHTNIVLVEKNGDEIFKREFRLDTSKPEDKGPELSVKRIWDFVHEVDVKDIEFVLQGAEMNKAISAEGLNSEYGLQIGKTLKENIDKGLLEDDLLNRTLIRATAASDARMDGCPKPVMTNSGSGNQGITVYLPVVVAAEKFGASREQLARALALSNLIAVHIHHYMGHLSALCGILIAGTGAASAITYLMGGTYDNMVNTIKTMCSNLTGMMCDGAKQGCALKVYSGVSAAVQAALLSMRGIKTNNDGIVEEDIERTIRNVGLIGTKGMEETDKTILNIMCNKK, translated from the coding sequence ATGAATCAAGTAACAGATCAACAAATCATTGAAATATTGAGAAAAGAGGCCGTTCCGGCCTTGGGGTGTACCGAACCGGTAGCCTGTGCTTTGGCGTGTGCAAAGTGTAAAGAAGTATTGGGGGGTGTGCCTGAGCGTTTGGACGTACTGGTTAGTGGTAATATTTACAAGAATGGTATGGGTGTCGGCATTCCGGGAACAGGAATGGTCGGGTTGCCTATTGCTGCCGCTTTGGGAGCTGTTTGTGGAAAATCGGAGTACGGGTTGGAAGTGTTGAAAGAGGTGAACGTGGGGGATAACTTGCAGCGTGCGAAAGATATGTTAGGTCAGGTGACGGTTTCTTTGAAAGAGGATGCGCCGGATAAATTGTATGCCGAGGCTCTGGCCACGAAAGGAAATGATACGGTGAAGGTGATTATTGCTCACACGCATACTAATATCGTTTTGGTGGAGAAGAACGGGGATGAGATTTTCAAAAGAGAATTCCGTCTGGATACGTCAAAACCGGAAGATAAAGGACCGGAATTGAGCGTGAAACGTATCTGGGATTTCGTGCATGAAGTGGACGTGAAGGACATCGAGTTCGTGTTACAGGGTGCCGAAATGAACAAGGCAATCTCGGCCGAGGGATTGAACTCGGAGTATGGGTTACAGATTGGTAAGACATTAAAAGAAAATATAGATAAAGGGTTGCTGGAAGATGACTTGCTAAACCGCACGTTGATTCGTGCTACGGCAGCATCGGATGCCCGTATGGATGGATGCCCGAAACCGGTGATGACGAACTCCGGTAGTGGTAATCAAGGAATCACGGTATATCTGCCGGTGGTGGTGGCTGCCGAGAAATTCGGGGCATCCCGTGAACAATTGGCTCGTGCTTTGGCATTGAGTAACTTGATAGCCGTGCATATTCACCATTACATGGGACACCTTTCAGCTCTTTGTGGTATTCTGATTGCCGGAACTGGTGCGGCATCCGCAATCACCTATTTGATGGGAGGAACTTACGATAACATGGTGAACACGATCAAGACGATGTGTTCTAATTTGACGGGTATGATGTGTGACGGGGCAAAACAGGGATGTGCTTTGAAGGTATATTCCGGGGTATCGGCTGCCGTACAGGCCGCTTTGTTGTCCATGAGAGGAATCAAGACGAATAATGATGGAATCGTGGAGGAAGATATTGAACGTACCATTCGTAACGTGGGTTTGATCGGAACGAAGGGTATGGAGGAGACGGATAAGACGATCTTGAATATCATGTGCAATAAGAAATAA
- a CDS encoding TatD family hydrolase encodes MNPYVNIHTHHVGEGINILDVGEGKAWVEGEEKRKSVEGQEVFYSVGVHPMKLAGLGENVFTGIEDTTRMEKVIAIGECGLDRRSPICMKTQEEILDVQVGLAEELRKPLIIHCVKAYSELIAVKKRTGSSVPWIIHGYNNNEQILRQLLDHGFYISVGAALLNSHSNAFQLLRVIPLGALFLENDDKEVEIHVIYEAASAILGIEVEALKEMMRMNYNQVFGK; translated from the coding sequence TTGAATCCGTACGTAAATATACACACGCATCATGTTGGTGAAGGAATTAACATTCTGGATGTTGGTGAAGGAAAGGCGTGGGTAGAAGGAGAAGAAAAACGGAAATCGGTGGAGGGGCAGGAGGTGTTTTATTCCGTGGGGGTTCATCCCATGAAATTAGCCGGGCTGGGAGAGAATGTTTTTACGGGGATAGAGGATACGACACGGATGGAAAAAGTAATAGCAATAGGAGAGTGCGGTTTGGACCGTCGCTCTCCTATTTGTATGAAGACGCAGGAAGAGATACTGGACGTTCAAGTCGGTTTGGCGGAAGAGTTGCGTAAGCCGTTGATTATCCATTGCGTGAAGGCGTATTCGGAATTGATTGCCGTGAAGAAACGAACGGGTTCTTCCGTACCTTGGATTATTCACGGGTATAACAATAACGAACAGATATTGCGGCAGTTGTTGGATCACGGGTTTTATATTTCCGTGGGAGCGGCTTTGCTGAATTCGCACTCGAATGCTTTTCAATTGTTGCGGGTTATCCCGTTGGGGGCGTTGTTTTTGGAGAATGATGACAAAGAGGTGGAGATTCACGTTATTTACGAGGCCGCATCTGCCATTTTAGGGATAGAGGTGGAGGCATTGAAGGAAATGATGAGAATGAATTATAATCAAGTTTTTGGAAAATAG
- a CDS encoding ThiF family adenylyltransferase — protein sequence MDWLSRTELLLGEERLGLLKKAHVLVAGLGGVGAYAAEQLCRAGIGEMTIIDGDCVDVTNKNRQLPALDSNIGKAKAEIMATRFRDINPDIQLHVINDFIKDDRMIDILEMAKYDYVVDAIDTLAPKIFLIYHSLQKGYRVVSSMGAGGKMDPEQIRIADISKSYNCNLARMLRKRLHKLGVYKGVKVVFSPEEVDPETVVLSESENKKSNVGTISYMPPLFGCFCASVVIRDIANPI from the coding sequence ATGGATTGGTTGAGTAGAACGGAATTGCTTTTGGGAGAAGAACGGTTGGGTTTGTTGAAGAAAGCTCATGTGTTAGTGGCAGGATTAGGAGGCGTTGGGGCGTATGCTGCCGAACAATTATGTCGGGCCGGGATCGGAGAGATGACGATTATTGACGGGGATTGCGTGGACGTGACGAATAAAAACCGTCAACTTCCGGCGTTGGATAGTAATATCGGTAAAGCAAAAGCCGAGATCATGGCGACCCGGTTTCGGGATATAAATCCGGATATTCAATTGCACGTAATCAATGACTTTATTAAGGATGACCGCATGATTGATATTCTGGAAATGGCGAAGTATGATTACGTGGTGGATGCCATTGATACATTGGCACCCAAGATATTTTTAATATACCATAGTTTGCAAAAGGGGTATCGGGTCGTGAGTTCCATGGGAGCTGGGGGCAAGATGGACCCTGAACAAATCCGGATAGCCGATATTTCCAAATCATATAATTGTAATCTAGCCCGGATGTTGCGGAAAAGGCTGCATAAACTGGGTGTCTATAAAGGAGTAAAAGTCGTGTTTTCCCCCGAAGAAGTTGACCCGGAAACCGTTGTTTTAAGCGAGAGTGAGAATAAAAAGTCGAATGTTGGGACAATTTCTTATATGCCACCTTTGTTTGGGTGTTTCTGTGCTTCGGTGGTGATCCGGGATATTGCGAATCCGATTTGA
- the clpX gene encoding ATP-dependent Clp protease ATP-binding subunit ClpX gives MQDKCSFCGRSRSEVDLLISGVDGFICDMCAQQAYDIVQEEQRGHSTPLDMDHIEVKKPIEIKQFMDQYVIGQDEAKKHLAVAVYNHYKRLTQKHSNDDVEIEKSNIIMVGRTGTGKTLLARTIAKMLHVPFTIVDATVLTEAGYVGEDIESILTRLLQAADYDVDAAEKGIVFIDEIDKIARKGDNPSITRDVSGEGVQQGLLKLLEGSIVNVPPQGGRKHPDQKMIPVNTKNILFICGGAFDGIEKKIAQRMNTQVVGFTASKETAVLDRDNMLQYIAPQDLKSFGLIPEIIGRLPVLTYLEPLDRQALRNILTEPKNAIIRQYVKLFELDNITLNFNEEVFEYIVDKAVEFKLGARGLRSICEAIMTDLMFEIPSQNCESITITKEYAESKMDRLTAQKLRA, from the coding sequence ATGCAAGACAAATGTTCATTTTGCGGAAGATCACGCAGTGAGGTTGATCTTCTGATTTCCGGGGTAGACGGTTTTATCTGTGATATGTGCGCACAACAGGCGTATGACATTGTACAGGAAGAACAAAGAGGCCATTCTACCCCCCTTGACATGGATCATATCGAAGTCAAAAAACCGATAGAGATCAAACAATTTATGGATCAATATGTAATCGGACAAGACGAGGCGAAAAAGCACCTCGCCGTGGCCGTTTACAACCATTATAAACGATTGACACAGAAACATTCCAATGATGACGTGGAGATCGAGAAGTCAAATATCATCATGGTAGGACGCACGGGAACCGGGAAAACCTTGTTGGCCCGCACGATAGCCAAGATGCTGCACGTCCCTTTCACCATCGTCGATGCCACCGTGTTGACGGAAGCCGGCTACGTGGGCGAGGACATCGAATCCATCTTGACCCGCTTGCTACAAGCTGCCGACTACGACGTGGATGCCGCTGAAAAAGGGATCGTCTTCATCGACGAGATCGACAAGATTGCCCGTAAAGGAGACAACCCGTCCATCACGCGTGACGTGAGCGGTGAAGGAGTGCAACAAGGATTATTGAAACTACTGGAAGGTTCTATCGTGAACGTTCCCCCACAAGGCGGACGTAAACATCCCGACCAGAAGATGATCCCCGTGAACACGAAAAACATCCTGTTCATTTGCGGGGGAGCCTTCGATGGAATTGAAAAGAAAATCGCCCAACGCATGAACACGCAGGTAGTCGGGTTCACGGCAAGCAAAGAAACAGCCGTTCTTGACAGGGACAATATGTTGCAATATATCGCACCACAAGACTTGAAATCTTTCGGGTTGATTCCCGAAATCATCGGTCGTCTACCGGTACTGACCTACTTGGAACCACTTGACCGTCAAGCCTTACGCAACATTCTCACGGAACCCAAGAACGCTATTATCCGCCAGTACGTGAAATTATTCGAACTGGATAATATCACGCTGAACTTCAATGAAGAGGTCTTCGAATACATTGTAGACAAGGCTGTTGAATTCAAACTGGGAGCCCGCGGACTACGTTCTATTTGCGAGGCCATCATGACAGACCTGATGTTCGAGATTCCTTCACAAAATTGCGAATCGATCACGATCACCAAAGAATACGCCGAATCCAAGATGGACCGGCTGACTGCACAAAAGCTAAGAGCTTAA
- the clpP gene encoding ATP-dependent Clp endopeptidase proteolytic subunit ClpP, translating into MFSQDEFKKYATKHKGISSLNLHRFESAISSYINPTIIEERQLNVASMDVFSRLMMDRIIFLGVPIDDDVANIIMAQLLFLESADPSKDIQIYFNTPGGSVYAGLGIYDTMQYIQCDVATICTGMAASMGAVLMTAGTKGKRSALQHSRIMIHQPMGGAQGQASDIEITAREIMKLKKELYQIIADHSGNPIKKVEKDSDRDYWMTAAEAKEYGMIDTVLIREHK; encoded by the coding sequence ATGTTTTCACAAGATGAATTTAAAAAATATGCCACCAAGCATAAAGGGATTAGCAGCTTGAACCTTCACCGGTTCGAATCTGCCATCTCCAGCTATATAAACCCGACCATTATCGAGGAACGCCAGCTAAACGTGGCAAGCATGGACGTGTTTTCCCGGTTAATGATGGACCGGATCATTTTTCTCGGAGTACCTATCGATGACGATGTAGCCAACATTATCATGGCACAATTACTATTCTTGGAATCGGCAGACCCGTCCAAGGATATTCAGATTTATTTCAACACTCCGGGCGGTTCCGTTTATGCCGGATTAGGTATTTACGACACGATGCAATACATTCAATGCGACGTGGCAACCATCTGTACCGGGATGGCCGCATCCATGGGTGCCGTGCTGATGACTGCCGGAACCAAAGGAAAACGTTCCGCATTACAGCACTCACGCATCATGATCCATCAACCGATGGGTGGAGCCCAAGGCCAAGCCTCCGATATTGAAATCACGGCTCGCGAGATTATGAAATTAAAAAAAGAACTTTACCAGATCATCGCTGATCATTCCGGAAACCCGATCAAGAAAGTAGAGAAAGACTCTGATCGCGACTACTGGATGACCGCAGCCGAAGCCAAAGAATACGGGATGATTGACACAGTATTAATTCGGGAACACAAGTAA
- a CDS encoding glycoside hydrolase family 3 C-terminal domain-containing protein, whose translation MRKQKIWLFLVFFLPVISVCGDGVYKKSGKGFRDLNKNGKLDPYENPAESVEVRLQDLLRQMTLEEKVGQLAHTLGWNYYEKDENGQVRLTDLFRSDLKNRYIGCFWATLRADPWTRKTLRTGLSPREAAEMTNAMQRYARDSTRLGIPLFLAEECPHGHMAIGTTVFPTAIGRASTWNTELEERVAEIVALEARLQGGHIGYGPVLDVARELRWSRVEEGYGEDPFLSGSMGSAYVRGLQGGNVGSGENVIATLKHFTAYGVPEGGHNAGMAHVGVRELLTELSYPFEMAVKAGALSLMTAYNEVDGIPCTANPFLTNQLLRDQWGFSGFVVSDLYAIDGLMSQRVAAGRDEAGILALRSGVDSDLGGNCFSADLVRACREGRLAEADIDRAVSRILRLKFKMGLFDNPYVKVKKAEKLIGTSGHREVAREVARQSVVLLKNENQLLPLSKEVKRVAVIGPNADNVYNQLGDYTAPQAPGSVITVLEGIRQKLPGAEVRYVKGCAVRDTLDTSIGEACETAKNSDVVVVVLGGSSARDFETDFLETGAAVANERKVSDMESGEGFDRIGLSLMGKQVELLKALYATGRPVVLVMVQGRPLELNWAAEHIPAILTTWYPGGEGGRAIADVLFGDYNPAGRLPLSYPRHVGQLPVYYNHKSAERHDYVEGTAAPLYPFGFGLSYTTFVYEGIDVRVEGDSVRVSVDVKNVGGRAGDEVVQLYLRDEQASVVTPFMQLKAFQRVHLTSGESRRVEFVLTEEHLRVLDTSLNWRVEPGWFTVMIGASSQDIRQRTRFRID comes from the coding sequence ATGCGGAAACAAAAGATTTGGTTATTTCTCGTGTTTTTTCTCCCGGTGATTTCCGTTTGCGGGGATGGGGTTTACAAGAAGAGTGGAAAGGGATTTCGGGACCTGAACAAGAATGGCAAGCTGGACCCTTACGAGAATCCGGCAGAGAGCGTGGAGGTGCGTTTGCAGGACTTACTCCGGCAAATGACGCTGGAAGAAAAAGTGGGACAGTTGGCTCATACCTTAGGCTGGAATTATTACGAGAAGGATGAAAATGGTCAGGTTCGGTTGACGGACTTGTTTCGGTCGGATCTGAAAAATCGTTATATCGGGTGTTTTTGGGCAACGTTGAGGGCTGACCCGTGGACCCGAAAGACTTTAAGGACAGGCTTGTCCCCGCGGGAGGCGGCAGAAATGACGAATGCCATGCAGCGTTACGCACGGGATAGCACTCGCTTGGGAATTCCCTTGTTTTTGGCGGAAGAGTGTCCGCACGGGCATATGGCTATCGGGACGACGGTGTTTCCCACGGCTATCGGGAGGGCAAGCACGTGGAACACGGAACTGGAGGAGCGAGTGGCCGAAATCGTGGCATTGGAGGCCCGTTTACAAGGGGGGCATATCGGTTACGGGCCAGTGCTGGATGTTGCCCGGGAATTGCGTTGGTCTCGGGTGGAAGAGGGATACGGGGAAGATCCTTTCTTGAGTGGGAGTATGGGAAGTGCTTATGTCCGGGGGTTGCAGGGAGGAAACGTGGGGAGTGGCGAAAATGTTATAGCCACGTTGAAACACTTCACGGCTTACGGGGTACCTGAAGGCGGGCATAATGCCGGGATGGCTCATGTGGGAGTGCGGGAATTGTTGACAGAGTTGTCCTATCCTTTCGAGATGGCCGTGAAAGCGGGGGCGTTATCATTGATGACGGCCTATAACGAGGTGGATGGGATTCCTTGTACGGCGAATCCATTCCTGACAAATCAGCTTTTACGGGATCAGTGGGGATTCTCTGGTTTTGTGGTTTCGGATCTCTACGCGATAGATGGGTTGATGTCGCAGCGAGTGGCAGCCGGTAGGGACGAGGCCGGGATATTGGCTTTACGTTCGGGAGTGGATTCCGATTTGGGTGGAAATTGTTTCAGTGCTGATTTGGTGAGAGCTTGCCGGGAGGGGCGATTGGCCGAGGCTGACATTGACCGGGCCGTGAGTCGTATTTTACGGTTAAAGTTTAAAATGGGATTGTTTGATAATCCATACGTGAAGGTGAAGAAGGCAGAAAAGCTGATCGGCACGTCCGGGCATCGGGAGGTGGCGAGGGAAGTGGCTCGCCAGTCTGTTGTGTTGCTGAAAAATGAAAATCAATTGTTACCCTTGTCGAAGGAGGTGAAACGGGTAGCGGTTATCGGGCCGAATGCAGATAATGTTTATAATCAGTTGGGAGACTATACGGCACCACAGGCACCCGGTTCGGTAATTACTGTACTCGAAGGTATCCGGCAAAAGTTGCCCGGTGCGGAAGTCCGTTACGTGAAAGGGTGTGCTGTGCGGGACACGTTGGACACGTCGATCGGGGAGGCTTGTGAGACTGCAAAAAATTCCGATGTTGTTGTGGTGGTTTTGGGGGGCTCTAGCGCACGAGATTTTGAAACGGATTTTTTGGAGACAGGGGCTGCCGTTGCGAATGAACGCAAGGTGAGTGATATGGAGTCAGGAGAGGGGTTTGACCGGATTGGTTTGTCGCTGATGGGCAAGCAAGTGGAATTATTGAAAGCGTTATATGCCACGGGTAGGCCCGTCGTGCTGGTCATGGTTCAAGGGCGTCCCTTGGAGTTGAACTGGGCTGCGGAACATATCCCGGCGATCTTAACGACTTGGTATCCGGGCGGTGAGGGTGGTCGGGCCATTGCGGACGTGTTGTTCGGGGACTATAACCCTGCCGGGAGGCTCCCCTTGTCTTATCCTCGTCACGTGGGTCAATTACCCGTGTATTATAATCATAAATCTGCCGAACGACATGATTATGTGGAGGGAACTGCTGCCCCGTTATATCCTTTCGGGTTCGGGTTGAGTTACACGACTTTTGTTTACGAGGGAATTGATGTGCGTGTCGAGGGGGATTCGGTTCGGGTTTCGGTAGATGTGAAGAATGTGGGAGGACGTGCCGGAGATGAGGTGGTTCAATTGTATTTGCGGGACGAACAGGCATCGGTGGTTACTCCTTTCATGCAGCTCAAGGCTTTTCAACGGGTTCATTTGACTTCGGGAGAATCCCGGAGGGTTGAATTTGTCCTTACAGAAGAACATTTACGAGTGCTTGACACCTCGTTGAACTGGCGGGTTGAGCCGGGATGGTTCACGGTGATGATCGGGGCCTCATCACAAGATATTCGGCAAAGGACTAGATTTAGAATAGATTGA
- a CDS encoding alpha-L-fucosidase produces MKNTFITTLLLLTVVFCSAQEKYVPSQENLTNREWFRDAKFGMFIHWGIYSMLADGEWVLTNKSLNEAEYQKLADGFYPSKFNADEWVRIAKDAGMKYICFTSRHHDGFSMFDTKQSDYNIVKATPFKRDVIKELAEACQKHGLKLFFYYSHIDWHRPDYYPWGRTGRNTGRTPSGTWEDYLKFMDAQLTELLTNYGPIGGIWFDGWWDKPDADWQLERQYTLIHRLQPGCLIGNNHHKAPFDGEDFQMFERDLPGQNKAGYSADAEISALPLESCETMNNTWGYNINDRNFKSTKQLIHTLVGAAGNNANLLLNVGPRPGGDFPEGSVTHLKEIGEWMRTYGETIQGTRAGTIPHQDWGVTTQKGNKLYVHILNLNKDQLLLPITNKKVKTIVHFKDKTPVKYTKTKEGILLQLGSVPTDIDHVVEITYR; encoded by the coding sequence ATGAAAAATACATTCATTACCACGCTCTTATTATTAACCGTCGTATTTTGCTCTGCCCAAGAGAAATACGTTCCTTCACAAGAAAACCTTACCAACCGGGAATGGTTCCGGGATGCCAAGTTCGGTATGTTCATCCACTGGGGAATATACAGCATGCTGGCCGACGGCGAATGGGTGTTAACCAATAAAAGCCTGAACGAGGCGGAGTACCAAAAACTGGCTGACGGGTTCTACCCCTCCAAATTCAATGCCGACGAGTGGGTCCGCATCGCCAAGGACGCCGGCATGAAATACATCTGTTTTACCTCCCGCCATCACGATGGATTCTCGATGTTCGACACGAAACAATCAGATTACAATATTGTCAAGGCTACCCCTTTCAAACGGGATGTTATCAAGGAATTGGCCGAGGCCTGCCAGAAACACGGGCTTAAATTATTCTTCTACTATTCCCATATTGACTGGCACCGTCCGGATTATTATCCGTGGGGACGCACGGGACGGAATACGGGTCGTACCCCTTCCGGCACGTGGGAAGATTACTTGAAATTCATGGATGCCCAGTTAACCGAATTACTTACCAATTACGGCCCGATCGGTGGTATCTGGTTCGACGGTTGGTGGGATAAACCCGATGCGGACTGGCAACTGGAAAGACAATACACATTGATCCACCGCCTTCAACCGGGATGCCTGATCGGGAATAACCATCACAAAGCCCCTTTTGACGGGGAAGATTTCCAAATGTTCGAACGGGATCTACCGGGACAAAACAAAGCCGGGTACTCTGCCGATGCAGAAATCAGCGCCCTACCGTTGGAAAGCTGCGAGACCATGAATAACACGTGGGGCTACAACATCAACGACCGAAATTTCAAATCCACGAAACAACTCATCCACACGCTGGTGGGTGCCGCAGGGAACAATGCAAACTTATTATTAAACGTGGGCCCCCGTCCGGGTGGAGATTTCCCCGAAGGATCAGTTACGCACTTGAAAGAAATCGGAGAATGGATGCGCACCTATGGTGAAACTATCCAAGGAACCCGTGCCGGAACCATCCCTCACCAAGACTGGGGAGTCACGACCCAAAAAGGAAATAAACTCTACGTTCACATTCTAAATTTGAATAAAGACCAGCTTTTACTCCCGATCACCAATAAAAAAGTGAAGACCATCGTGCATTTCAAGGATAAAACTCCGGTGAAATACACCAAAACAAAAGAAGGAATCTTGCTACAACTGGGAAGTGTCCCCACGGACATAGATCATGTTGTTGAAATCACTTACCGATAA
- a CDS encoding RNA recognition motif domain-containing protein, translated as MNIYISNLSYGVDDADLQTLFAEYGEVTSAKVIMDRETGRSRGFGFVEISDDAMGQKAIDELNGAEYDGKVINVNVAKPREERSNGGGRGGYNRGGGSRGGYNSNRRY; from the coding sequence ATGAACATTTACATCTCAAATTTAAGTTATGGCGTTGATGACGCTGATTTGCAAACTTTGTTTGCTGAATACGGTGAAGTTACTTCAGCTAAAGTTATTATGGATCGTGAAACAGGTAGATCAAGAGGTTTCGGTTTTGTTGAAATCTCAGATGATGCTATGGGACAAAAAGCAATCGATGAGTTGAACGGTGCTGAATATGACGGTAAGGTAATTAACGTTAACGTGGCTAAACCGAGAGAAGAAAGATCAAACGGTGGAGGTCGCGGAGGATATAACAGAGGTGGCGGAAGTCGCGGAGGTTATAATTCAAATAGAAGATATTAA